The following proteins are encoded in a genomic region of Cryptomeria japonica chromosome 11, Sugi_1.0, whole genome shotgun sequence:
- the LOC131029117 gene encoding uncharacterized protein LOC131029117, giving the protein MIVQGTAGTGKSFLIDCIRRELNISPPMTENPLLVLAPTGVAAFNIQATTIHAGLRIPIREMHPLTGQSLMTLQEQLKHIKYILIDEMSFLGPKLLLKIDNRLRQAFPNKQHDNFGGVSMILVGDLAQLPPVMDKPIYASHSTGLSLWHSFTIVITLDTIFRQQGASIRQQQFRALLHNLRNAQALQHDWQFLMCQTNATLTIQQKKDFNSSIHLFATNESARLHNRKMLKELNLPVALSLAKIAKQTNTEYDTNEQLPLEVLLSIDQQVMLIANLWIKVGLVNGAIGLIKQIVYENNTKPPDLPKYVVVQFNDYNGPPWDIAHPKDIPILPITRGRRTQVPLTMSWAITIHKSQGLTLDTATIDIGNTEKQGLTFTAISRVKTIDGIRIEPPFSFERFSKLQNNPYTTIRKKEETRLQLLSAQTDIYSP; this is encoded by the coding sequence ATGATTGTTCAAGGCACTGCTGGCACTGGTAAATCATTTTTAATAGATTGTATTAGAAGAGAATTAAACATATCTCCACCTATGACGGAAAACCCATTGCTTGTTTTAGCACCAACAGGAGTTGCTGCATTTAATATACAAGCGACAACAATCCATGCAGGGTTGCGCATACCTATAAGAGAAATGCATCCTTTGACAGGGCAATCATTAATGACATTGCAAGAGCAATTGAAACATATCAAATATATTCTGATAGACGAAATGAGCTTTTTGGGCCCGAAACTACTACTTAAGATAGATAACCGTTTACGCCAAGCATTCCCTAACAAACAACATGACAACTTTGGTGGCGTGTCCATGATTCTTGTTGGTGATCTTGCTCAGCTTCCCCCTGTTATGGATAAACCTATATATGCTTCACACTCTACAGGCCTCAGTTTATGGCATTCTTTTACTATTGTCATAACATTGGACACTATTTTCCGCCAGCAAGGTGCATCTATAAGACAACAACAATTCAGAGCACTTCTTCACAACTTAAGAAACGCTCAAGCACTCCAACATGATTGGCAGTTTCTAATGTGCCAGACAAATGCAACATTAACTATTCAACAAAAGAAAGATTTCAACTCTTCAATCCACTTGTTTGCAACAAATGAATCTGCACGCTTGCACAACAGGAAAATGCTCAAAGAATTAAATTTGCCTGTCGCTCTAAGTTTAGCTAAAATTGCTAAGCAAACAAATACTGAATATGACACCAATGAACAGCTACCATTGGAAGTATTACTTTCTATTGATCAGCAAGTGATGTTAATAGCTAACTTGTGGATCAAAGTTGGCCTTGTTAATGGTGCTATTGGTCTCATAAAACAAATTGTATATGAAAACAATACAAAACCACCAGACTTGCCAAAATATGTGGTTGTCCAATTCAATGATTATAATGGTCCTCCATGGGATATAGCACATCCAAAAGATATACCCATTTTGCCAATAACGCGAGGTAGGCGTACGCAAGTGCCTTTAACAATGTCTTGGGCCATCACTATTCACAAATCCCAAGGTCTTACATTAGATACAGCTACCATTGACATAGGTAATACTGAAAAGCAAGGCCTCACATTCACAGCTATTTCCAGAGTCAAGACAATTGATGGAATACGGATCGAACCACCATTCTCTTTTGAAAGGTTTTCCAAACTGCAAAATAATCCTTATACAACcattagaaagaaagaagaaactcgTTTGCAGCTACTCTCTGCGCAAACAGATATCTATTCACCTTAA
- the LOC131029126 gene encoding uncharacterized protein LOC131029126: MQNTPQGCNLRKAKKREQNCRYYAQHREQISKKRRLERMKHKMLLPTPPPCNTPQMINSDSPILNQSLPFSSGQTSIVSEQIQQPSLHSSKLQQKHVTQNRQPLHHQTILQPTTTQQCTTNCFSSVQYIQALQAFRHRIDSLSMLQTCSICKERYIGMLLCGNQQPIICSRCFSENGVHRFSLANNLDPGEQPVVLKKLTQVEEMLIARVAPVLQVRHGKGGQYKYSGHTISFPQDISEIAKLLPRRLKDLEVLIVHRSNIQGTKYDCYVNKFHVMDALSYKIQHDQYYNDVVIDFDAVNLLPNTTTDISNMLRSLEEHTDVTGIPPTEDLLDNCNEYDANMSSSFVPKLPPPPRELDTVKRTLQLDVDTNNNIPWPEINLSPINEYNTIGLLGMAFPTLFPSGVALPLQPRIKHVYLHEYALHLLRYADQRFGQHVRFRYYIYNLIMRHRSQQSAAIFIKTNLGESVPTTIEALHGRLQNTPDDQLPSQLLRFGATLRGTRAYWRKSRKELAAMISQLGPPTLFFTLSSADTKWPDLHRLFFENDGQTTQFTRKQLTDHVICNPHITALYLHNRFTIFREEIIQKLFQAKDHWYRYEWQHRGSGHIHGFLWLPGAPNMETINWTDDNEVQMAKTFFDQYVSAWNPRIAADRMNAMPYTAMDDPCLADTKKIFTMDAALDYEALLNNLQRHTKCTEQTCLKKKGPTFECRYKAPWVQQEMSTLTVGNDNNPCYKPARNDDRLNIHNPWMLSLWRANIDCQPVTSKKAVLQYISKYASKSENKSQSYIEMLKTILNTSKSEDSILLTYQKFMMGIVVDRDISAQETCHMLQKLPLLSCSRQFVSLNVGRKILHRVIKSDNGADLSTTYIHAYMQRPFELNATNLLQSAQGFSYNSQRKKTKWHIRDKKAIVTVYPQFTEPPNEDTNQFEIFCLSELLLYKPFRDIPTEIGASKEQIIKNWKNFKKTNYNRLGNQQIIDDCTLPNEDDSDNNGSQHQDDTNLYEWEQLSQMGASNNFVQNDLQMLGRRDYDISHFWGATVVVDQLDSTALQFIATSKLKSQHTSMQISSQDTKKK; the protein is encoded by the coding sequence ATGCAGAACACACCACAAGGATGCAATCTTAGGAAAGCGAAAAAAAGAGAACAGAATTGTCGCTATTATGCACAACATAGAGAACAAATCTCTAAAAAGCGTCGCCTGGAGCGAATGAAACACAAAATGCTCTTGCCTACACCTCCACCATGCAACACCCCACAGATGATCAATTCAGATTCGCCTATTTTGAATCAAAGCCTTCCTTTCTCATCTGGCCAGACCAGTATTGTATCAGAGCAAATACAACAACCTTCATTGCATAGTAGCAAGCTACAACAGAAACATGTAACACAAAACAGGCAACCTCTACACCATCAGACAATATTGCAGCCTACAACAACACAACAATGCACAACAAATTGTTTCTCTTCTGTGCAGTACATTCAAGCATTGCAAGCCTTCCGCCATCGCATTGATTCGCTGTCCATGCTTCAAACATGTAGTATTTGTAAGGAAAGATATATTGGAATGCTGCTATGCGGGAACCAACAACCCATTATTTGTTCAAGATGCTTTTCTGAAAATGGTGTTCATCGTTTCTCCTTGGCAAATAACTTAGACCCAGGCGAGCAACCTGTTGTCTTAAAAAAACTTACACAAGTAGAAGAGATGCTTATAGCTAGGGTTGCTCCTGTTTTGCAAGTCAGACATGGAAAAGGTGGCCAATACAAATATTCTGGTCACACAATAAGTTTCCCCCAAGATATTTCAGAAATTGCAAAGCTTTTGCCACGAAGACTAAAAGACCTTGAAGTTCTTATTGTCCATCGAAGTAATATACAAGGCACAAAATATGATTGTTATGTGAATAAATTCCATGTTATGGATGCATTGAGCTATAAAATACAACATGACCAGTACTATAATGATGTTGTCATAGACTTTGATGCTGTCAACCTGCTTCCTAATACTACAACAGATATATCAAATATGCTACGCTCTTTAGAAGAGCATACTGATGTAACAGGTATTCCACCAACAGAAGACCTTCTGGACAATTGCAATGAATATGATGCAAATATGTCATCATCTTTTGTTCCAAAACTGCCTCCTCCACCCCGCGAACTAGATACAGTTAAGAGAACCTTGCAGTTAGATGTTGATACTAATAATAATATCCCTTGGCCTGAAATAAACTTGTCTCCGATAAATGAATATAATACAATAGGCTTGTTAGGCATGGCATTCCCAACCCTTTTCCCATCTGGAGTTGCACTTCCACTACAGCCACGTATCAAGCATGTTTATTTACATGAATATGCTCTCCACTTACTTAGATATGCTGATCAAAGATTTGGGCAGCATGTTAGATTCCGGTATTATATTTACAATCTAATTATGAGACATCGTTCGCAACAATCTGCAGCTATCTTCATTAAAACTAATTTGGGAGAGTCTGTCCCAACCACTATCGAAGCACTCCATGGTCGATTGCAAAACACTCCTGATGATCAGCTGCCTAGCCAATTGTTGCGCTTTGGCGCAACTCTTCGAGGCACCCGTGCATATTGGCGTAAATCTAGAAAAGAGCTTGCTGCAATGATCTCCCAATTGGGGCCCCCAACACTGTTCTTTACATTAAGTTCAGCTGATACCAAATGGCCTGATTTGCATAGGCTTTTCTTTGAAAATGATGGCCAAACCACACAGTTTACAAGAAAACAACTTACAGACCATGTGATCTGCAATCCACATATAACAGCATTATACCTTCACAACAGATTTACAATATTTCGTGAAGAAATTATTCAAAAGTTGTTCCAAGCAAAGGATCATTGGTATAGGTATGAATGGCAACATCGAGGCTCAGGCCATATTCATGGCTTCTTATGGCTCCCTGGAGCACCAAATATGGAGACCATTAATTGGACAGATGATAATGAGGTGCAAATGGCAAAAACTTTCTTCGACCAATATGTTTCTGCTTGGAACCCTCGCATTGCAGCAGACCGCATGAATGCAATGCCCTACACTGCAATGGATGACCCTTGCCTAGCTGATACCAAAAAAATCTTCACCATGGATGCTGCATTGGATTATGAAGCATTGCTTAATAATTTACAGAGACACACAAAATGTACAGAACAAACATGCCTCAAGAAAAAAGGTCCCACATTTGAATGTCGTTACAAAGCTCCATGGGTTCAACAAGAGATGTCTACATTGACAGTTGGCAATGACAACAACCCATGCTATAAACCTGCAAGGAATGATGATCGTTTAAATATTCATAATCCTTGGATGCTTTCACTATGGAGAGCTAATATCGATTGTCAACCAGTCACTTCAAAAAAAGCTGTCCTCCAATACATTTCAAAGTATgcttcaaaatcagaaaacaaatcaCAATCCTATATTGAAATGCTGAAAACAATACTAAATACAAGTAAATCTGAAGATAGCATTTTATTAACATATCAGAAATTTATGATGGGCATAGTAGTAGACCGTGATATCAGTGCAcaagaaacttgccatatgttACAGAAATTGCCTCTTCTAAGTTGTAGCCGACAATTTGTCTCTCTAAATGTTGGCAGAAAAATACTGCACCGTGTCATAAAATCAGATAATGGAGCTGACCTTTCCACAACTTATATCCATGCTTATATGCAGCGCCCTTTTGaattaaatgcaacaaatttgcTACAATCAGCACAAGGGTTTTCCTATAATTCTCAACGCAAAAAAACAAAATGGCACATCagggataaaaaagcaattgtgacTGTATATCCTCAGTTTACAGAGCCTCCAAATGAAGATACCAATCAGTTTGAGATTTTTTGTTTGTCTGAATTGCTGCTATACAAACCATTCCGTGACATCCCAACTGAAATAGGAGCTTCAAAGGAACAAattataaaaaattggaaaaacttTAAAAAGACAAATTACAACCGTTTGGGAAATCAACAAATTATAGATGATTGCACCCTTCCAAACGAAGATGACAGTGACAATAATGGTTCCCAACATCAAGATGATACAAATCTGTACGAGTGGGAGCAGCTCTCACAAATGGGAGCTTCAAATAACTTTGTCCAGAATGATCTGCAAATGCTAGGCCGTCGTGATTACGATATTAGCCACTTTTGGGGAGCAACTGTTGTGGTTGATCAACTAGACTCCACTGCCCTTCAGTTCATAGCTACAAGCAAGCTAAAATCCCAACACACTAGCATGCAAATCTCCAGccaagacacaaaaaaaaaatag
- the LOC131055897 gene encoding replication protein A 70 kDa DNA-binding subunit A-like, giving the protein MASPAASQQPSTETSEVEQHLQLTPHALLCINAGDDVPSPLLQLLSFEKLIDDENDNARYKVVLSDATHMQLAILPPKYSGLLLSEALKIGTILSLTAYACRNVWNSRTIIIFSLAVKFTNSPLLGKPRYLFKEQEQQMLGRDTPATTKRSLKFGIHLPPVQHESSVNISPIKALNPFQNKWTIKGHVTNKRKMHQYSTPKSTGQVFSFDMIDSEGTEIRITCFGDVAEMHYHRVEPGTYYTVSKGCVKEANTKWNKLNSHLEITLDNNSILKRCDDVVECEANNSQFTPINEITYCTNNTLVDVIGIVVAVGEPSLIRRKDGSEVTKRIVKINDASAFTIDVNLWGETWQGLGEDLKSMHTTQTAVVLAVKNARVGYFNGKVVNTTTATTLNINPSIPETETLMSRGKISDALLPLSCVAGQLNSQYSRMTITAILERTSVLSETVESTIRAVVRIIKTDSFCYPACPLKFNGKECKKKCTQQSDNQWFCSRCQTAVPECNYKYLLQMKLQDHTGALWATAFDEVGTNILQISAKELYMLQYDLTTQKMPQSIIKHVLLSSFVFTLSITTDMYNSEPRLKATITKVARIDYQAENALLLAEIAQMTTTA; this is encoded by the exons ATGGCCTCTCCTGCTGCCTCGCAACAACCTTCTACAGAAACTTCG GAAGTGGAACAACATCTACAATTGACCCCACATGCACTGCTCTGCATCAACGCTGGGGATGATGTCCCCTCTCCACTGCTTCAGCTTTTGTCTTTTGAAAAATTGATagacgatgaaaatgacaatgcCCGGTATAAGGTTGTTTTGTCTGATGCCACACACATGCAATTGGCGATCCTCCCACCTAAGTATAGTGGTTTGCTGCTTTCAGAGGCATTAAAGATTGGCACTATCCTATCATTGACAGCCTATGCTTGTAGAAATGTTTGGAACTCAAG GACTATAATAATATTCAGCCTTGCTGTCAAATTTACCAATTCTCCATTGCTTGGGAAACCTAGATATCTGTTTAAAGAGCAAGAACAACAAATGTTGGGTCGAGACACACCTGCCACAACTAAACGATCCCTTAAATTTGGAATTCACCTCCCACCTGTGCAGCACGAATCTTCTGTTAATATCAGCCCGATTAAAGCCTTGAACCCCTTccaaaataaatggacaataaAGGGGCATGTGACAAACAAGAGGAAGATGCATCAATACAGTACACCAAAGTCCACTGGCCAAGTATTTAGCTTTGACATGATAGATAGTGAAGGTACTGAAATTAGGATAACTTGCTTTGGCGATGTAGCAGAAATGCATTATCATAGGGTTGAACCAGGAACATATTATACTGTGTCAAAAGGTTGCGTTAAAGAAGCTAACACTAAATGGAATAAGCTTAACAGCCATCTTGAGATAACTTTGGACAACAATTCAATATTGAAGCGTTGTGATGATGTTGTTGAATGTGAAGCAAATAATTCTCAATTCACACCAATCAATGAAATTACATACTGCACCAACAACACTTTAGTTGATGTTATTGGTATTGTAGTTGCTGTTGGAGAACCCTCATTAATTCGCAGGAAGGATGGAAGCGAAGTAACAAAGAGAATTGTAAAAATAAATGATGCCTCAGCTTTTACTATCGATGTTAACTTATGGGGAGAAACATGGCAAGGGCTAGGTGAAGATTTGAAGAGCATGCACACAACCCAAACAGCTGTTGTCCTTGCAGTCAAAAATGCTCGTGTTGGTTATTTCAATGGAAAGGTGGTCAACACAACCACAGCAACAACCCTAAATATAAACCCTTCTATACCTGAAACAGAGACACTTATGTCAAGAGGAAAGATTTCAGATGCCCTTTTACCGCTATCATGTGTTGCTGGCCAGCTTAACTCACAATACAGTAGGATGACAATCACAGCTATTTTAGAGCGTACAAGTGTTCTCTCTGAAACAGTTGAAAGTACTATTAGGGCTGTTGTGAGAATCATTAAAACGGATTCTTTTTGCTATCCAGCCTGCCCTTTGAAATTTAATGGAAAAGAATGTAAAAAGAAATGCACCCAGCAAAGTGATAATCAATGGTTTTGTTCAAGATGTCAAACTGCTGTGCCAGAATGCAATTACAAATACTTATTGCAGATGAAGCTCCAAGATCATACAGGGGCTCTTTGGGCTACTGCCTTTGATGAGGTTGGCACAAATATACTGCAAATATCTGCCAAGGAGCTTTACATGCTGCAGTACGATTTGACTACACAAAAAATGCCTCAGTCCATTATCAAGCATGTCCTTTTGTCTTCCTTTGTTTTCACACTCTCTATTACAACAGACATGTACAATTCAGAACCCAGGCTCAAAGCGACGATAACCAAAGTTGCCAGAATTGATTACCAGGCTGAAAATGCTCTTTTGCTTGCAGAGATTGCTCAGATGACTACAACTGCATAG